A stretch of the Streptomyces sp. NBC_00078 genome encodes the following:
- the amaP gene encoding alkaline shock response membrane anchor protein AmaP, protein MLRTVNRVLIGIAGLVLLLLGGSVLAVGLGLKPPSWWIHDGRHDVLLSDAERTHWRDAGWWWPTVIAVLAVLVLFGLWWLTAVLRRRRLAEVLVDTGDGEGALLRGRALEGVLAGEAGELDGVAHAHARLTGNRDAPKARVQLHLEPHVDPAAALHHLTHQALMHARRSAALAALPAEVRLKGVKHRAVRVS, encoded by the coding sequence ATGCTCAGGACCGTCAACCGAGTGCTGATCGGGATCGCCGGGCTCGTGCTGCTCCTGCTGGGCGGCTCCGTACTGGCGGTGGGACTCGGCCTGAAGCCCCCCTCATGGTGGATCCACGACGGGCGGCACGACGTACTGCTCAGCGACGCCGAACGCACCCACTGGCGGGACGCCGGCTGGTGGTGGCCCACCGTCATCGCCGTACTGGCCGTCCTGGTCCTGTTCGGCCTGTGGTGGCTGACCGCGGTCCTGCGCCGGCGCCGCCTCGCCGAGGTCTTGGTCGACACCGGCGACGGCGAGGGGGCGCTGCTGCGGGGCCGGGCCCTGGAGGGCGTACTGGCGGGCGAGGCGGGCGAGCTGGACGGCGTGGCGCATGCCCACGCCCGGCTGACCGGCAACCGCGACGCCCCGAAGGCGCGCGTGCAACTCCACCTGGAACCGCACGTGGACCCGGCAGCGGCCCTGCACCACCTCACGCACCAGGCCCTGATGCACGCGCGCCGTTCGGCGGCCCTCGCGGCCCTTCCCGCAGAGGTGCGACTGAAGGGTGTCAAGCACCGTGCGGTAAGGGTGAGTTGA
- a CDS encoding DUF6286 domain-containing protein — MSEPQGSEGTTQRLPVMERAPGGDFDHAPPPPPAADDVREGRFWSARRVPAGIVAVLIVAVAGVFLYDVAAVRAGRPAMGWRRELARQLAERPLDDTWVLVGAGVAAVLGLWLIVLAATPGLRGVLPMRRPDTDVHAGLYREAAALVLRDRAMEVAGVQSVRVRVRRSRADVFAVSHFREPDDVRADLDTSLAEAVDGLGLSRPPALSVHVRRPGRKR, encoded by the coding sequence ATGAGCGAGCCCCAGGGCTCCGAGGGCACCACACAACGACTGCCGGTCATGGAGAGGGCGCCCGGCGGCGACTTCGACCACGCACCACCGCCCCCGCCGGCGGCCGACGACGTACGCGAGGGCCGCTTCTGGTCCGCGCGCCGCGTCCCCGCGGGCATCGTCGCGGTCCTGATCGTGGCGGTCGCGGGCGTGTTCCTCTACGACGTCGCGGCGGTGCGCGCCGGCCGTCCCGCGATGGGCTGGCGCCGCGAACTCGCCCGGCAGCTCGCCGAGCGCCCCCTCGACGACACCTGGGTGCTCGTGGGGGCCGGCGTCGCCGCGGTCCTCGGCCTCTGGCTGATCGTGCTGGCCGCCACGCCGGGCCTGCGCGGCGTCCTGCCGATGCGGCGCCCCGACACCGACGTACACGCCGGTCTGTACCGGGAGGCGGCCGCGCTGGTGCTTCGCGACCGTGCCATGGAGGTCGCCGGTGTGCAGTCGGTACGGGTGCGGGTGCGCCGGTCCCGGGCCGACGTCTTCGCCGTCTCGCACTTCCGTGAACCGGACGATGTGCGCGCCGACCTGGACACCTCGCTCGCGGAGGCGGTCGACGGCCTGGGGCTGTCCCGGCCCCCCGCGCTGTCGGTGCACGTACGGCGTCCCGGACGGAAGAGGTGA
- a CDS encoding Asp23/Gls24 family envelope stress response protein has protein sequence MTSVSEGATELRSPPAAVAPGERGATRIADRVVSKVAAQAAREVLADQSRDTRPAQAAVVVHHGAAHVRLHIELDYPCDIGARCADVRRHVASRVRALVGMEVPEVAVHVERLHLTPAHGAAQGRTR, from the coding sequence GTGACATCGGTGAGCGAGGGTGCCACTGAGCTTCGCAGCCCCCCGGCGGCCGTCGCACCGGGGGAGCGCGGTGCCACCAGGATCGCCGACCGGGTGGTCTCGAAGGTGGCCGCTCAGGCTGCCCGCGAAGTGCTCGCCGACCAGTCCCGGGACACCAGGCCCGCGCAGGCCGCCGTCGTGGTCCACCATGGCGCCGCCCATGTCCGCCTGCACATCGAGCTCGACTACCCCTGCGACATCGGCGCGCGGTGCGCGGATGTGCGTCGGCATGTCGCTTCGCGGGTACGCGCGTTGGTGGGCATGGAGGTGCCGGAGGTCGCCGTTCACGTGGAACGGCTGCACCTGACCCCGGCGCACGGCGCGGCACAGGGGAGGACGCGATGA
- a CDS encoding Asp23/Gls24 family envelope stress response protein, with translation MTDMTEQNRTRSPGEASEAPENPALRKSTRRGGGDPATRGRTTIADGVVEKIAGLAARDVVGVHAMGSGISRTFGAVRDRVPGGAKSVTRGVKAEVGEVQTALDLEIVVDYGVSISDVAHDVRENVIAAVERMAGLEVVEVNIAVSDVKLPEEEDDEPESRLQ, from the coding sequence ATGACCGACATGACGGAGCAGAACCGGACGAGGAGTCCCGGAGAAGCGAGTGAGGCCCCGGAAAACCCAGCGCTGCGGAAGTCGACGCGGCGCGGCGGGGGAGACCCGGCCACCCGGGGACGTACGACGATCGCCGACGGGGTCGTGGAGAAGATCGCCGGACTGGCCGCGCGCGACGTGGTCGGCGTGCACGCCATGGGCAGCGGGATCAGCCGCACCTTCGGCGCCGTGCGCGACCGGGTACCGGGCGGGGCGAAGTCGGTGACACGCGGCGTGAAGGCCGAGGTCGGCGAGGTGCAGACGGCGCTTGACCTGGAGATCGTCGTCGACTACGGCGTCTCGATCTCCGACGTCGCCCATGACGTGCGCGAGAACGTCATCGCGGCGGTGGAGCGGATGGCCGGCCTGGAGGTCGTGGAGGTCAACATCGCGGTGAGTGATGTGAAGCTGCCGGAGGAAGAGGACGACGAGCCGGAGTCGCGGCTCCAGTGA
- a CDS encoding nucleopolyhedrovirus P10 family protein, which yields MTAERWAQEVRHQLGLGRLLPLGGPREGAWISEAAAEAVLRRAAGELSWVRLDGLRIALADPDTAADPAVPPPPSALPPGPLRLTADFAATAAQPLPTTATLLRATLTAAATELLGLVVADVDLRVTALLDEVPEAVPVRPPEPSRAAGSGTGDEGRAAAAALAVPGVARLTGGLGRSVHIEERHEEGALPHRHARVELAVDAGHRALDVAREVRAAVSASPADHLTVAVLITAVG from the coding sequence ATGACGGCGGAACGGTGGGCGCAAGAGGTACGGCATCAACTGGGCCTGGGCAGACTTCTGCCCCTGGGCGGACCGCGCGAGGGCGCGTGGATCTCGGAGGCGGCGGCCGAGGCGGTGCTCAGGCGCGCGGCCGGGGAGTTGAGCTGGGTACGGCTGGACGGGCTGCGGATCGCGCTCGCCGACCCGGACACCGCGGCCGACCCCGCCGTGCCGCCCCCGCCGAGCGCCCTGCCGCCCGGACCGCTACGGCTGACGGCGGATTTCGCGGCGACGGCCGCTCAGCCGCTGCCGACGACCGCGACCCTGCTGCGTGCGACGCTGACGGCAGCGGCGACCGAACTGCTCGGCCTGGTGGTGGCGGATGTCGACCTGCGGGTCACGGCGCTGCTGGACGAGGTCCCGGAGGCCGTGCCGGTGCGGCCGCCTGAGCCATCGCGCGCCGCCGGGTCCGGGACCGGCGACGAGGGCCGCGCCGCGGCTGCCGCCCTCGCCGTCCCGGGAGTTGCCCGTCTGACGGGCGGGCTGGGCCGGTCCGTGCACATCGAGGAGCGGCACGAGGAGGGCGCGCTGCCGCACCGTCACGCGCGCGTGGAGCTGGCGGTGGACGCGGGCCACCGGGCCCTGGACGTGGCCCGGGAGGTGCGGGCGGCGGTCTCCGCGTCGCCGGCGGATCACCTGACGGTGGCGGTACTGATCACAGCCGTGGGCTGA
- a CDS encoding enoyl-CoA hydratase/isomerase family protein, which translates to MASPAQDLGPLLDKDGVRLTVDDAIATVTLTNPAKRNAQSPALWRALAEAGRILPGSVRVVVLRAEGQSFSAGLDRRMFTPEGIEGEPTFVDIARSSDGELDAIIAEFQAGFTWWRRSDLVSVAAVQGHAIGAGFQLALACDLRVVADDVQFAMRETSLGLVPDLTGTHPLVGLVGYARALEICATGRFVQAEEAVSTGLANLAVPAEQLEGAVHDLVSAVLAAPRDAVIETKALLRGAQGRDYDAQRAAERAAQARRLRDLAGLGE; encoded by the coding sequence ATGGCTTCGCCTGCCCAGGACCTCGGTCCGCTGCTCGACAAGGACGGCGTACGGCTCACCGTCGACGACGCGATCGCCACGGTGACGCTGACCAACCCGGCCAAGCGCAACGCGCAGAGCCCCGCTCTGTGGCGTGCGCTCGCCGAGGCAGGTCGGATCCTGCCGGGGTCCGTGCGTGTCGTCGTGCTGCGCGCCGAGGGGCAGTCCTTCTCCGCCGGGCTCGACCGGCGCATGTTCACGCCCGAGGGAATCGAGGGCGAGCCGACGTTCGTCGACATCGCGCGCAGCAGCGACGGCGAACTCGACGCGATCATCGCCGAGTTCCAGGCCGGATTCACCTGGTGGCGGCGCAGTGACCTCGTGTCCGTCGCCGCCGTGCAGGGGCATGCCATCGGCGCGGGCTTCCAGCTGGCGCTCGCCTGTGACCTGCGCGTGGTCGCCGACGACGTGCAGTTCGCCATGCGCGAGACCAGCCTCGGACTCGTACCCGACCTGACCGGCACGCATCCGCTCGTCGGACTGGTGGGCTATGCCCGCGCACTGGAGATCTGCGCGACCGGCCGCTTCGTCCAGGCCGAGGAGGCCGTCAGCACGGGGCTCGCCAACCTCGCGGTACCCGCCGAACAGCTTGAGGGCGCCGTGCACGACCTGGTGTCGGCGGTCCTGGCCGCACCCCGGGACGCGGTGATCGAGACCAAGGCGTTGCTGCGCGGGGCACAGGGCCGGGACTACGACGCCCAGCGCGCCGCCGAGAGGGCCGCGCAGGCACGGCGCCTGCGGGACCTGGCCGGCCTGGGCGAGTGA
- a CDS encoding helix-turn-helix domain-containing protein, with the protein MAETLKKGSRVTGAARDKLAADLKKKYDSGASIRALAEETGRSYGFVHRMLSESGVTLRGRGGATRGKKAASS; encoded by the coding sequence GTGGCCGAGACTCTGAAGAAGGGCAGCCGGGTAACCGGCGCCGCGCGCGACAAGCTCGCGGCAGACCTGAAGAAGAAGTACGACTCCGGTGCGAGCATTCGGGCACTGGCCGAGGAAACCGGCCGCTCGTATGGCTTCGTGCACCGGATGCTCAGCGAGTCGGGCGTCACGCTCCGTGGGCGTGGCGGGGCGACGCGGGGCAAGAAGGCCGCCTCGTCCTGA
- a CDS encoding ABC-F family ATP-binding cassette domain-containing protein, whose amino-acid sequence MISASGIELRAGARVLIESASFRIAKGDRIGLVGRNGAGKTTLTKVLAGDGIPAGGTVTRSGEVGYLPQDPRTGDLDILARDRVLSARGLDVLLRKMRENEQRIANGQGATREKALKQYERNETEFLTKGGYAAEAEAATIAAALNLPDRVLGQPLHTLSGGQRRRIELARILFSDADTLLLDEPTNHLDADSIVWLRDYLKTYRGGFIVISHDVDLVETVVNKVFYLDANRAQIDIYNMGWKLYQQQREADEKRRKRERANAEKKAAALHSQADKMRAKATKTVAAQNMARRADKLLSGLEAVRQSDKVAKLRFPEPAPCGKTPLTAEGLSKSYGSLEIFTDVDLAIDKGSRVVILGLNGAGKTTLLRLLGGVEKPDTGEVVEGHGLKLGYYAQEHETLDPERTVLENMRSAAPDLDLVEVRKTLGSFLFSGDDVDKPAGVLSGGEKTRLALATLVVSSANVLLLDEPTNNLDPASREEILGALRTYKGAVVLVTHDEGAVEALQPERIILLPDGVEDLWGADYADLVALA is encoded by the coding sequence GTGATCTCCGCCTCCGGTATCGAGCTGCGCGCCGGTGCCCGCGTCCTCATCGAGTCCGCCTCCTTCCGTATCGCCAAGGGCGACCGCATCGGACTGGTCGGCCGCAACGGCGCCGGCAAGACCACCCTCACCAAGGTCCTGGCCGGCGACGGCATCCCCGCCGGAGGCACGGTCACCCGCTCCGGCGAGGTCGGCTACCTCCCGCAGGACCCGCGCACCGGCGACCTCGACATCCTCGCCCGCGACCGCGTCCTGTCCGCGCGCGGTCTCGACGTACTGCTCCGCAAGATGCGCGAGAACGAACAGCGGATCGCGAACGGCCAGGGCGCCACCCGCGAGAAGGCGCTCAAGCAGTACGAGCGCAACGAGACGGAATTCCTCACCAAGGGCGGGTACGCCGCCGAGGCCGAGGCGGCCACCATCGCCGCCGCCCTCAACCTGCCCGACCGGGTGCTCGGCCAGCCGCTGCACACACTCTCCGGCGGTCAGCGCCGCCGTATCGAACTGGCCCGCATCCTCTTCTCGGACGCGGACACCCTGCTGCTCGACGAGCCGACCAACCACCTCGACGCGGACTCGATCGTCTGGCTGCGCGACTACCTGAAGACCTACCGCGGCGGCTTCATCGTCATCTCCCACGATGTCGACCTGGTCGAGACGGTCGTCAACAAGGTGTTCTACCTGGACGCCAACCGCGCCCAGATCGACATCTACAACATGGGCTGGAAGCTCTACCAGCAGCAGCGCGAGGCCGACGAGAAGCGCCGCAAGCGGGAGCGGGCCAACGCCGAGAAGAAGGCCGCCGCGCTGCACTCGCAGGCCGACAAGATGCGCGCCAAGGCCACCAAGACGGTCGCCGCGCAGAACATGGCCCGGCGCGCGGACAAGCTGCTCTCCGGCCTGGAGGCGGTGCGCCAGAGCGACAAGGTCGCCAAGCTGCGCTTCCCCGAGCCCGCACCGTGCGGAAAGACGCCCCTGACCGCCGAGGGCCTGTCGAAGTCGTACGGCTCGCTGGAGATCTTCACCGACGTCGACCTGGCCATCGACAAGGGTTCCCGCGTCGTCATCCTCGGCCTGAACGGCGCCGGCAAGACCACACTGCTCAGGCTCCTCGGCGGCGTCGAGAAGCCCGACACCGGCGAGGTCGTCGAGGGCCACGGCCTCAAGCTCGGCTACTACGCGCAGGAGCACGAGACCCTCGACCCGGAGCGCACGGTCCTGGAGAACATGCGGTCCGCCGCCCCCGACCTGGACCTCGTCGAGGTGCGCAAGACACTCGGCTCGTTCCTGTTCTCCGGCGACGACGTCGACAAGCCGGCCGGCGTCCTCTCCGGCGGCGAGAAGACCCGCCTGGCCCTGGCGACCCTGGTGGTCTCCTCCGCGAACGTCCTGCTGCTGGACGAGCCGACCAACAACCTCGACCCGGCCAGCCGCGAGGAGATCCTCGGCGCCCTGCGTACCTACAAGGGCGCGGTCGTCCTCGTCACCCACGACGAGGGCGCCGTCGAGGCGCTGCAGCCGGAGCGGATCATCCTGCTGCCGGACGGCGTCGAGGACCTGTGGGGCGCCGACTACGCGGACCTCGTCGCCCTCGCCTGA
- a CDS encoding S9 family peptidase, with product MRTVKATAAAVTVALAAGAASVAAGRFASDAALKTPPGRPLPTEPRLTVHATAAGQIALTRDLAALRPGTYGLSGDGTHAVVGPVLDTATHSADTVVRRLERVTHGALDPGDKVWLTPNVHIGNPSTALGLDHTDVDIPGELGSLPAWFVPGVRNTWVITVHGLGATREHPMNVMEFLHRQRFPVLDLAYRGDRGAPRSPDGLNHLGETEWRDVDAAIRYAVNHGARHVVLHGWSTGATMALRAAAHSALRESISGLVLDSPVLSWATTLRALASARRTPGALLPLAVRAAQGRTGLERDRTAGAAQLTVPTLIFHGPDDTLAPWEYSRRLADAHPGLIALRTVPQAGHGAMWNADPKAYEEALRRFLTPLM from the coding sequence GTGCGCACCGTCAAAGCAACGGCCGCTGCCGTCACCGTAGCCCTGGCAGCCGGCGCGGCCTCCGTGGCCGCCGGCCGGTTCGCGAGCGACGCGGCACTCAAGACGCCCCCGGGCAGGCCGCTGCCCACCGAACCCCGGCTCACCGTGCACGCCACGGCCGCCGGCCAGATCGCGCTCACCCGCGACCTGGCCGCCCTGCGCCCCGGCACCTACGGCCTCTCCGGCGACGGCACCCACGCGGTCGTCGGCCCCGTCCTCGACACCGCCACGCACTCCGCCGACACCGTCGTCCGCCGCCTGGAGCGGGTCACGCACGGCGCCCTGGACCCCGGCGACAAGGTGTGGCTGACCCCGAACGTGCACATCGGCAACCCGAGCACCGCCCTCGGCCTCGACCACACCGACGTGGACATCCCCGGCGAACTCGGCTCCCTGCCCGCCTGGTTCGTGCCCGGCGTCCGGAACACCTGGGTGATCACGGTGCACGGCCTGGGAGCCACCAGGGAACACCCCATGAACGTGATGGAGTTCCTGCACCGGCAGCGCTTCCCGGTGCTTGACCTCGCCTACCGCGGCGACCGCGGCGCCCCCCGTTCCCCGGACGGTCTGAACCACCTCGGCGAGACGGAGTGGCGCGACGTGGACGCGGCGATCCGGTACGCCGTGAACCACGGCGCCAGGCACGTGGTGCTGCACGGCTGGTCCACCGGCGCCACCATGGCGCTGCGCGCCGCCGCGCACTCCGCGCTGCGGGAGAGCATCTCGGGGCTGGTCCTGGACTCCCCGGTCCTCAGCTGGGCCACGACGCTGCGCGCCCTCGCCTCGGCCCGCCGCACCCCGGGCGCGCTGCTCCCGCTCGCCGTGCGGGCCGCCCAGGGGCGCACCGGCCTGGAACGCGATCGCACCGCCGGGGCCGCGCAGCTCACCGTCCCGACGCTGATCTTCCACGGCCCCGACGACACGCTGGCCCCCTGGGAGTACTCCCGCCGGCTCGCGGACGCGCACCCCGGCCTGATCGCCCTCCGCACGGTGCCGCAGGCTGGGCACGGAGCGATGTGGAACGCCGACCCGAAGGCCTACGAAGAGGCGTTGCGCCGCTTCCTGACCCCGCTGATGTGA
- a CDS encoding class II aldolase/adducin family protein, with product MGERQRDQRGERYAPEGARDVPEGRGRGVGDEEAHAWDALVATARRTVLDGLVVGTSGNVSVRVGDTVLVTPSGVPYDRLAPADVTGVDLDGRQVLGTLAPTSELPMHLAVYRTTDARAVVHTHAVHATAVSTLVPELPTIHYMAGALGGPVRVAPYAAYGTDELAENMLHALADRAGCLLQNHGTITYGTTLDQAYDRTAQLEWMCRLWLTASSVPGMSPALLSREQMAEAGEKLRGYGQRG from the coding sequence ATGGGTGAGCGGCAGCGGGACCAGCGGGGCGAGCGGTATGCGCCAGAGGGTGCACGGGATGTGCCGGAGGGGCGGGGGAGGGGTGTGGGTGACGAGGAGGCGCACGCCTGGGACGCGCTCGTCGCGACCGCCCGCCGCACGGTCCTCGACGGTCTCGTCGTCGGCACGTCCGGCAACGTCTCGGTGCGCGTCGGGGACACCGTGCTGGTCACGCCGTCGGGCGTGCCCTACGACCGGCTCGCGCCCGCGGATGTGACCGGCGTCGACCTCGACGGCCGGCAGGTGCTCGGCACCCTGGCCCCGACCAGTGAGCTACCCATGCACCTCGCCGTCTACCGCACCACCGACGCCCGCGCCGTCGTTCACACGCACGCCGTGCACGCGACGGCCGTCTCGACACTCGTCCCCGAACTCCCGACGATCCACTACATGGCCGGCGCCCTCGGTGGGCCTGTCCGGGTTGCCCCCTATGCGGCATATGGCACCGACGAGTTGGCCGAGAACATGCTCCACGCCCTCGCCGACCGCGCCGGCTGCCTCCTCCAGAACCACGGCACGATCACCTACGGCACCACCCTGGACCAGGCCTACGACCGCACGGCCCAACTGGAGTGGATGTGCCGGCTGTGGCTGACGGCGTCGTCGGTACCGGGCATGTCACCGGCGCTGCTGTCCCGCGAACAGATGGCGGAGGCGGGCGAGAAGCTCCGGGGGTACGGGCAGCGGGGCTGA
- a CDS encoding lysozyme → MARDRKPFRRRARVTAVCAAALAIGTSVLAELPASAASPPKGHDVSSHQRDVNWSDAKAGGARFVYVKATESTDYRNPYFGRQYGGARTAGIIRGAYHFALPDRSPGATQAAFFVRNGGRWSADGWTLPPALDIEYNPYDSRHKCYGLSKAGMVDWIKSFSDELKQLTGRRPVIYTTAHWWNTCTGRSRAFASNHALWIARHDSADAGSLPAGWSFWTFWQYDNSGSLPGDQNLFNGSQAQLRRFARSQ, encoded by the coding sequence ATGGCTCGTGATCGCAAACCGTTCCGCCGTCGCGCCCGCGTCACAGCGGTCTGTGCGGCCGCACTCGCCATCGGGACGTCCGTCCTCGCCGAGCTTCCGGCCTCGGCGGCGAGCCCGCCGAAGGGGCACGACGTCTCTTCGCACCAGAGGGACGTCAACTGGTCCGACGCGAAGGCCGGAGGCGCCAGGTTCGTATACGTCAAGGCGACCGAGTCCACCGACTACCGCAACCCGTACTTCGGCCGGCAGTACGGCGGCGCCCGCACCGCAGGGATCATCCGCGGTGCGTACCACTTCGCGCTGCCGGACAGGTCGCCGGGCGCGACGCAGGCAGCGTTCTTCGTGCGCAACGGCGGAAGGTGGAGCGCGGACGGCTGGACTCTGCCGCCCGCGCTCGACATCGAGTACAACCCGTACGACTCGAGGCACAAGTGCTACGGCCTGAGCAAGGCGGGCATGGTCGACTGGATCAAGTCGTTCAGCGACGAGCTGAAGCAGCTCACCGGCCGTCGCCCGGTGATCTACACGACCGCCCACTGGTGGAACACATGCACCGGCCGCAGCCGCGCCTTCGCCTCGAACCACGCGCTGTGGATCGCCCGCCACGACTCGGCGGACGCGGGATCACTGCCGGCCGGGTGGTCGTTCTGGACCTTCTGGCAGTACGACAACAGCGGCAGCCTGCCGGGTGACCAGAATCTCTTCAACGGGTCCCAGGCGCAGCTGAGGAGGTTCGCCCGGAGCCAGTGA
- a CDS encoding inorganic phosphate transporter, which translates to MENFSLILAIVVVTALAFDFTNGFHDTANAMATTISTGALKPKVAVAMSAVLNLVGAFLSVEVANTISKGLVDETGIRPEVIFAALVGAILWNLLTWLVGLPSSSSHALMGGLIGATVASAGTGAVHGDVLVTKVLIPALAAPVVAGLAAMLATRLSYTLGRKADGKAAAKGYRAGQIASAGLVSLAHGTNDAQKTMGIITLALVAGGAVAPDSDPPTWVILSAGLAIALGTYLGGWRIIRTMGKGLTELQPQQGFAAQTSAATAILASSHLGFSLSTTHVVSGSVMGAGLGRKGGVVRWSTATRMLVAWCLTLPAAALVGALAESVTDLGAWGTAVVAVFLIASSAAIWKLSRREVVDATNVNETEEPAGVVTTAIAAVAPPPAGTVAEDLTATIPAPATAATAVPDPAIPPAAAV; encoded by the coding sequence ATGGAAAACTTCTCGCTGATCCTCGCGATTGTGGTCGTAACCGCACTCGCGTTTGATTTCACGAACGGTTTCCACGACACCGCCAACGCGATGGCCACCACCATCTCGACCGGCGCGCTCAAGCCCAAGGTCGCGGTGGCCATGTCCGCCGTGCTGAACCTTGTTGGCGCCTTCCTCTCGGTGGAGGTCGCCAACACGATCTCCAAAGGTCTCGTCGACGAGACCGGCATACGTCCCGAGGTCATATTCGCGGCGCTGGTCGGCGCGATCCTCTGGAACCTGCTGACCTGGCTGGTCGGGCTCCCCTCCAGCTCCTCGCACGCCCTGATGGGCGGTCTGATCGGCGCCACCGTCGCCTCGGCGGGTACGGGCGCCGTGCACGGCGACGTGCTCGTCACCAAGGTGCTCATCCCCGCGCTCGCCGCCCCGGTCGTGGCGGGCCTCGCAGCGATGCTCGCGACCCGGCTGTCGTACACCCTGGGCAGGAAGGCCGACGGCAAGGCCGCCGCGAAGGGCTACCGGGCCGGGCAGATCGCCTCCGCGGGCCTGGTCTCGCTGGCCCACGGCACCAACGACGCACAGAAGACGATGGGCATCATCACCCTCGCCCTGGTCGCCGGCGGCGCCGTCGCCCCGGACTCCGACCCGCCCACCTGGGTCATCCTCTCCGCGGGTCTCGCCATCGCGCTCGGCACCTACCTCGGCGGCTGGCGGATCATCCGCACCATGGGCAAGGGCCTCACCGAACTCCAGCCGCAGCAGGGCTTCGCCGCCCAGACCAGCGCGGCCACCGCGATCCTGGCCTCCTCGCACCTCGGCTTCTCCCTGTCCACCACCCACGTCGTCTCCGGTTCGGTGATGGGTGCGGGCCTCGGCCGCAAGGGCGGCGTGGTCCGCTGGTCGACGGCGACCCGGATGCTCGTGGCCTGGTGCCTGACCTTGCCGGCCGCGGCCCTGGTGGGCGCGCTGGCCGAGTCGGTCACCGATCTCGGCGCCTGGGGCACCGCCGTCGTCGCCGTCTTCCTGATCGCCTCCAGCGCGGCCATCTGGAAGCTCTCCCGGCGCGAGGTCGTCGACGCGACGAACGTCAACGAGACCGAGGAACCGGCCGGTGTGGTGACCACGGCGATCGCCGCCGTGGCCCCGCCCCCGGCGGGCACGGTGGCCGAGGACCTGACAGCCACCATCCCCGCCCCGGCCACGGCCGCCACGGCCGTCCCCGACCCCGCGATCCCGCCGGCCGCGGCCGTCTGA
- a CDS encoding cobalamin biosynthesis protein: MRADRVFAYGAAAGLLGDLLLGDPRRGHPVAAFGRAAGAVERVLWRDHRGWGALHALVCAGGAVGIGAVAVSAVRRSPAASVAVTAAATWAVVGGTSLAREARSIGRALESGDVEGARTRLPHLCGRDPQALDADGIARAVVESVAENTSDAVVGALVWGAVGGVPGLLGFRAVNTLDAMVGHRSPTYRRYGWASARLDDVAGWPGARLTAVLATVAGDDPRGAVRAWRSDAGGHPSPNAGPVEASFAGALGVRLGGTLSYGGRVEHRPVLNRVGRAVGVPDIERAVRLSRRVGLLALGVSVAARLMVKGHRK, translated from the coding sequence TTGCGTGCCGATCGCGTCTTCGCGTACGGCGCCGCCGCCGGCCTTCTCGGTGACCTCCTGCTCGGCGATCCGCGCCGTGGGCATCCGGTCGCCGCGTTCGGGCGGGCCGCCGGTGCCGTGGAACGGGTGTTGTGGCGTGACCACCGCGGGTGGGGCGCGTTGCATGCCCTTGTGTGCGCCGGTGGAGCCGTCGGGATCGGTGCGGTCGCCGTCTCCGCCGTACGTCGCTCCCCCGCCGCCTCCGTCGCGGTGACCGCCGCCGCCACCTGGGCCGTCGTCGGGGGGACTTCGCTCGCTCGTGAGGCCCGGAGCATCGGGCGCGCACTGGAGTCGGGTGACGTCGAGGGTGCCAGGACCCGGCTGCCGCATCTGTGCGGGCGGGATCCGCAGGCTCTGGACGCCGACGGGATCGCGCGGGCCGTCGTCGAATCCGTCGCGGAGAACACCTCCGACGCGGTGGTGGGGGCCCTGGTGTGGGGGGCCGTCGGCGGGGTGCCGGGGCTGCTCGGGTTCCGGGCCGTCAACACCCTCGACGCCATGGTCGGGCACAGGTCGCCCACGTACCGGCGCTACGGGTGGGCTTCCGCGCGGCTGGACGACGTGGCGGGCTGGCCGGGAGCCAGGCTGACCGCCGTACTGGCGACGGTCGCCGGTGATGACCCGCGTGGCGCGGTACGGGCCTGGCGGTCCGACGCCGGCGGGCATCCGAGCCCCAACGCCGGTCCCGTGGAGGCCTCGTTCGCCGGGGCTCTCGGGGTACGGCTCGGCGGGACCCTGTCGTACGGGGGGCGGGTCGAGCACCGGCCGGTCCTGAACCGGGTGGGCCGGGCCGTCGGCGTGCCCGACATCGAGCGGGCCGTACGGCTCTCGCGCCGCGTCGGACTGCTCGCGCTCGGCGTCAGTGTCGCCGCGCGCCTCATGGTGAAGGGACACAGGAAATGA